One genomic window of Scatophagus argus isolate fScaArg1 chromosome 16, fScaArg1.pri, whole genome shotgun sequence includes the following:
- the nog1 gene encoding noggin-1 has translation MDQSQQCLAMYLLVLSLGLLMDSGICQHYYLLRPIPSDSLPLVELKEDPDPVFDPKERDLNETELKSVLGDFDSRFLSVSPPVEDKFTGNDELDDLEIQKPGGVLPKEIRAVDFDVQFGKKHKPSKKLKRRLQQWLWAYSFCPVVYTWTDLGNRFWPRFVRVGSCLSKRSCSVPEGMVCKPANSTHLTILRWRCVQRKGGLKCAWIPVQYPIITDCKCSCSS, from the coding sequence ATGGATCAGTCCCAGCAGTGTTTAGCCATGTATCTGCTGGTGCTCTCCCTCGGACTCCTGATGGACAGCGGGATTTGTCAGCACTACTACCTTCTCCGCCCCATCCCGAGTGACAGCTTGCCGCTTGTGGAATTAAAAGAGGACCCGGACCCCGTCTTCGACCCCAAGGAGCGGGACCTTAACGAGACCGAGCTCAAGAGCGTCCTGGGGGACTTTGACAGCCGCTTTTTGTCCGTTTCACCGCCCGTGGAGGACAAATTCACCGGGAACGACGAGCTCGACGACCTTGAGATCCAAAAGCCCGGTGGAGTACTGCCGAAGGAAATCCGAGCGGTGGACTTCGACGTTCAGTTCGGCAAGAAGCACAAGCCCAGTAAGAAACTGAAGCGGCGGCTGCAGCAGTGGCTGTGGGCGTACTCGTTCTGCCCGGTCGTGTACACGTGGACCGACCTGGGCAACAGGTTCTGGCCTCGATTCGTGCGGGTGGGCAGCTGCCTCAGCAAGAGGTCGTGTTCGGTCCCGGAGGGGATGGTGTGTAAACCGGCGAACTCGACCCACCTGACGATACTGAGATGGAGATGCGTGCAGAGGAAAGGCGGACTGAAATGCGCGTGGATACCGGTGCAGTACCCGATCATCACAGACTGCAAATGCTCCTGTTCGAGTTAA